From Echinicola jeungdonensis, the proteins below share one genomic window:
- a CDS encoding IS3 family transposase (programmed frameshift): MSNRERRTFDKAFKTMAVELHLNGKTSTEVGRELGIGPDLVRRWAREFKASESSSFPGNGKQHLTEEEKEILALKKALKEAELERDIPKKGSKHLFQGGQQIFRFIRAHRHEFAVEKMCRVFKVSRSGFYGWLNRKPSKCAEEREEVSREIHKIYAESKCRYGSPKITIELRDRGFSVSRPRVARIMKANGLRSVISGKFSVCTTESNHSFRISPNLLNRNFSPDGPAKSWVSDITYIWTEEGWLYLTMIMDLYDRKIIGWSMSTTMHAGATVIPAWRMAQINRPFFRDLVFHSDRGVQYACGEFKNELDSEKVRQSMSRKGNCWDNAVAENFFKILKSETGYRKYGSVMQAKQEIFEFIEIWYNRNRRHSSLGYLSPDQFGKTNKKITV; encoded by the exons ATGAGTAATAGAGAAAGGAGAACATTTGACAAGGCCTTTAAAACGATGGCCGTAGAGCTTCATTTGAATGGAAAAACAAGTACTGAAGTTGGAAGAGAACTTGGGATTGGACCAGACCTGGTCAGGCGTTGGGCCAGGGAATTTAAAGCAAGTGAATCCAGCAGCTTTCCCGGAAACGGGAAACAGCATCTAACAGAAGAAGAGAAAGAAATCCTTGCCTTGAAAAAAGCCCTGAAAGAAGCCGAACTGGAGCGTGATATTC CTAAAAAAGGCAGTAAGCATCTTTTCCAAGGGGGACAACAAATATTCCGGTTCATAAGGGCTCACAGGCACGAGTTTGCTGTTGAAAAGATGTGCAGGGTTTTTAAAGTAAGCAGAAGCGGTTTTTATGGCTGGCTTAACCGAAAACCATCCAAATGTGCTGAGGAGCGAGAAGAAGTATCCAGGGAAATCCATAAAATCTATGCTGAAAGCAAGTGCCGGTATGGAAGTCCGAAGATAACCATTGAGCTTAGGGACAGGGGCTTTTCGGTGTCCAGGCCAAGGGTTGCCAGGATAATGAAAGCAAATGGGCTCAGGAGTGTGATATCGGGGAAGTTCAGTGTCTGTACCACTGAATCTAACCACAGTTTCAGAATCAGTCCGAACCTGCTTAACAGGAACTTCAGCCCTGATGGCCCTGCAAAATCATGGGTATCGGACATTACCTACATCTGGACAGAAGAGGGATGGCTTTACCTGACCATGATCATGGACCTGTATGACCGTAAGATAATCGGATGGTCGATGTCCACCACCATGCATGCCGGGGCAACAGTTATACCGGCATGGCGAATGGCACAGATCAACAGGCCTTTTTTCAGAGACCTGGTTTTCCATTCAGACAGGGGCGTACAATATGCCTGCGGTGAATTCAAGAATGAACTCGATTCTGAAAAGGTGAGGCAGAGCATGAGCAGAAAAGGAAACTGCTGGGACAATGCAGTAGCTGAAAACTTCTTCAAAATCCTGAAATCGGAAACAGGATACCGTAAATACGGATCAGTAATGCAAGCAAAACAGGAAATTTTCGAATTTATTGAAATCTGGTACAATAGGAACAGGAGACACTCCTCACTTGGGTACCTATCACCTGATCAGTTCGGAAAAACCAACAAAAAAATTACCGTATAA
- a CDS encoding UpxY family transcription antiterminator: MSSEIHWFVMYTAPRAEKKVAQRLREKNVEVFLPMITEIRQWSDRKKKVERPLFNGYLFVKTDKARLWESLQVQGAVKFVNFSGDHAIVRQQEIDAIQRIITTGVAVEVETTEIEEGEQVKILGGPLQGFEGECVQKGNQDYFVIRVPSIAQTVMVNVPRKFLEVIG, translated from the coding sequence ATGAGTAGCGAAATCCATTGGTTTGTTATGTATACAGCCCCCAGAGCTGAAAAAAAGGTGGCTCAAAGGTTAAGGGAAAAGAATGTAGAGGTTTTCCTTCCCATGATCACTGAAATCAGGCAATGGAGCGATCGTAAAAAGAAAGTAGAAAGACCACTTTTTAATGGCTATTTATTTGTTAAAACAGATAAAGCCAGGCTCTGGGAATCCTTACAGGTCCAGGGAGCTGTTAAGTTTGTCAACTTTTCTGGGGACCATGCCATAGTCCGACAACAAGAAATAGATGCTATTCAAAGGATCATCACTACGGGTGTAGCAGTTGAAGTGGAAACCACCGAGATTGAAGAAGGAGAACAGGTAAAAATCCTTGGCGGACCCCTTCAAGGTTTTGAGGGAGAATGTGTCCAAAAAGGAAACCAGGATTATTTTGTTATCAGGGTGCCCAGCATTGCCCAGACGGTAATGGTAAATGTTCCAAGGAAATTTTTGGAAGTGATTGGGTGA
- a CDS encoding ArsR family transcriptional regulator, with protein MLDSLITSKTRLRLLVKFFINPQTHSHLRGLAEEFGESTNSIRKELNNLSQAGYLEKSSDKNKISYSANSKHPLFNLLQGIIRKYIGLDTVVEEVLERMGEVQQVVLTGDYADGQDTGTIDIDIVGKKLNGEYLDQLAQKIERLINRKVNFTLVSVEEAGKGSGLILFDQKG; from the coding sequence ATGCTCGATTCATTAATTACTTCCAAGACAAGGTTACGACTTTTGGTGAAGTTTTTTATCAACCCGCAAACCCATAGTCATTTGCGAGGCTTGGCCGAGGAATTCGGAGAATCCACCAATTCCATTAGGAAAGAGCTCAATAACCTTTCCCAAGCAGGTTATCTTGAGAAATCATCAGATAAAAATAAAATCAGCTATAGCGCCAATTCCAAACATCCCCTATTTAATCTTTTGCAGGGGATCATCCGAAAATATATTGGGCTGGATACAGTTGTTGAAGAAGTATTGGAAAGAATGGGAGAGGTTCAGCAAGTGGTTTTGACAGGTGACTATGCCGATGGCCAGGATACTGGAACTATTGATATTGATATAGTTGGCAAAAAGCTCAATGGAGAATACCTGGATCAATTGGCTCAAAAGATCGAGCGTTTAATTAACAGGAAAGTGAATTTTACTCTTGTATCTGTGGAAGAAGCAGGGAAGGGTAGCGGATTAATATTATTTGACCAAAAAGGATAA
- a CDS encoding four helix bundle protein, whose protein sequence is MNHYTYSFENLEVWKIARGLKKEIYLLTKQFPEDELNNLTSQIKRAIGSVTANLVEGSGRTGDKDRARFTNTAYTSALEVLDHIITAFDMEYISEDKTWN, encoded by the coding sequence ATGAATCATTATACCTATTCATTTGAAAATCTTGAGGTCTGGAAAATTGCTAGAGGGCTTAAGAAAGAAATTTATCTATTAACAAAACAATTTCCTGAAGATGAATTGAATAATTTAACTAGCCAAATTAAAAGGGCAATCGGTAGTGTGACTGCTAATTTGGTAGAAGGCAGTGGACGTACGGGAGATAAGGATAGAGCTAGATTTACTAATACCGCATATACCAGCGCATTGGAGGTATTAGACCATATCATTACTGCATTTGATATGGAATATATTTCTGAAGACAAAACTTGGAATTAA